One window of Opisthocomus hoazin isolate bOpiHoa1 chromosome 15, bOpiHoa1.hap1, whole genome shotgun sequence genomic DNA carries:
- the MLST8 gene encoding target of rapamycin complex subunit LST8, producing the protein MNAAQGTVGSDPVILATAGYDHTVRFWQAHSGICTRTVQHQDSQVNALEITPDRSMIAAAGYQHIRMYDLNSNNPNPVINYDGVSKNITSVGFHEDGRWMYTGGEDCMARIWDLRSRNLQCQRIFQVNAPINCVCLHPNQAELIVGDQSGAIHIWDLKTDHNEQLIPEPEVSVNSVHIDPDASYMAAVNSSGNCYVWNLTGGIGEEVTQLIPKTKIPAHNRYALQCKFSPDSTLLATCSADQTCKIWRTSNFSLMTELSIKSNNPGETSRGWMWDCAFSGDSQYIVTASSDNLARLWCVETGEIKREYSGHQKAVVCLAFNDSVLG; encoded by the exons atGAACGCCGCGCAGGGGACGGTGGGCAGCGACCCGGTCATCCTGGCCACGGCCGGCTACGACCACACGGTGCGGTTCTGGCAGGCGCACAGCGGCATCTGCACCCGCACCGTCCAGCACCAGGACTCC CAGGTGAACGCGCTGGAGATCACGCCGGACCGCAGCATGATCGCTGCCGCAG GCTACCAGCACATCCGCATGTACGACCTGAACTCCAACAACCCCAACCCCGTCATCAACTACGACGGCGTCAGCAAGAACATCACCTCGGTGGGCTTCCACGAGGATGGGCGCTGGATGTACACGGGTGGGGAGGACTGCATGGCCCGGATCTGGGACCTGAG GTCTCGCAACCTCCAGTGCCAGCGGATTTTCCAGGTGAACGCTCCCATTAACTGCGTCTGCCTGCACCCCAACCAG GCGGAGCTGATCGTGGGCGATCAGAGCGGTGCCATTCACATCTGGGACCTGAAGACCGACCACAACGAGCAGCTGATTCCAGAGCCCGAGGTTTCTGTGAATTCGGTGCACATTGACCCCGATGCCAGTTACATGGCGGCTGTCAACAGCTCG GGGAATTGCTACGTGTGGAACCTGACGGGCGGCATCGGAGAGGAGGTGACGCAGCTGATCCCCAAGACCAAGATCCCAGCGCACAACCGCTACGCCCTGCAGTGCAAGTTCAGCCCCGACTCCAC GCTCTTGGCCACGTGTTCTGCAGATCAGACGTGTAAGATCTGGAGGACTTCAAACTTCTCTCTGATGACAGAGCTGAGCATTAAGAGCAACAACCCAGGGGAAACGTCTCGGGGCTGGATGTGGGACTGCGCCTTCTCCGGGGACTCCCAGTACATCGTCACAG CCTCCTCTGATAACTTGGCCAGACTTTGGTGTGTGGAGACAGGAGAGATCAAGAGGGAATACAGCGGCCACCAGAAAGCAGTCGTCTGCCTTGCTTTCAACGACAGCGTGCTGGGGTAG
- the PGP gene encoding glycerol-3-phosphate phosphatase, which produces MAAMAGGGPRRCRRLEAEAARAVLSAADTLLFDCDGVLWRGEAAVGGAAATLGRLAAAGKRLCYVTNNSSRTRAAYTEKLRRLGFPPAEPRHVFGSAYCAARYLRQALPPGAAAYVLGSPALAAELEAVGVPHLGTGPAALPGPAPADWAQAPLDPAVRAVLVGFDEHFSYAKLCQALRYLLRGGPDCLLVGTNRDHRLPLEGGAAIPGTGCLVKAVETAAQREAFIVGKPSRYMFDCVVSEFDIDPARTIMVGDRLDTDILMGSSCGLTTLLTLTGVTALDEVRGHQESGCPARQSLVPDYYVDSIADLLPALGD; this is translated from the exons ATGGCGGCCATGGCGGGCGGTGGGCCTCGGCGGTGCCGGCGGCTGGAGGCCGAGGCGGCCCGCGCCGTGCTGTCCGCCGCCGACACGCTGCTCTTCGACTGCGACGGCGTGCTGtggcggggcgaggcggcggtgggcggcgcggcggcgacGTTGGgccggctggcggcggcgggcaaGCGCCTCTGCTACGTGACCAACAACAGCAGCCGGACGCGAGCGGCCTACACCGAGAAGCTGAGGCGGCTGGGCTTcccgcccgccgagccccgccacGTCTTCGGCTCGGCCTACTGCGCCGCCCGCTACCTCCGCCAGGCCctgccgcccggcgccgccgcctaCGTGCTGGGCAGCCCCGCGCTGGCCGCCGAGCTGGAGGCCGTCGGGGTCCCGCACCTGggcaccggccccgccgccctgcccggccccgcgcccgccgacTGGGCTCAGGCGCCGCTCGACCCCGCCGTGCGCGCCGTGCTGGTCGGCTTCGACGAGCACTTCAGCTACGCCAAGCTGTGCCAGGCCCTGCGCTACCTCCTGCGCGGCGGCCCCGACTGCCTCCTCGTCGGCACCAACCGCGACCACCGCCTCCCGCTCGAGGGCGGTGCCGCCATCCCCG GGACCGGCTGCCTGGTAAAAGCAGTGGAGACGGCAGCCCAGCGCGAGGCCTTCATCGTCGGAAAGCCCAGCCGGTACATGTTCGATTGCGTGGTGAGCGAGTTCGACATCGATCCGGCTCGTACCATCATGGTGGGAGATCGGCTGGACACAGACATCCTCATGGGCAGTAGCTGCGGGCTCACCACCCTGCTGACGCTGACCGGCGTCACCGCCCTGGACGAAGTCAGGGGCCACCAGGAGAGCGGCTGTCCCGCCAGGCAGAGCCTGGTCCCCGATTACTACGTCGACAGCATAGCCGACCTGCTCCCCGCGCTGGGGGATTAG
- the BRICD5 gene encoding BRICHOS domain-containing protein 5, giving the protein MDGGNGSGGAVSAGGRAAAHLPAPSRTLWIGLAVASFLAAVGVTVVAALSFSPSSAQAGSPLVRLTLQGQQDPLRNQTALVDQARSTVTYYVTSRSNHSAVVLYDSRNGYVCYKPAERRACYLRTMDAWDRQTLQPALSASGQRAEQLLPRNNQTEYYREFLGIVAGERVDPGSLGEAVQALCEQTAIFRVRRGDGPGKQRLIYLCIDICFPSNVCVSICFYYLPE; this is encoded by the exons ATGGACGGGGGGAACGGCAGCGGCGGTGCCGTCTCTGCG GGCGGGAGGGCCGCAGCACACCTCCCGGCTCCGTCCAGGACGCTCTGGATCGGCTTGGCCGTCGCCTCGTTTCTCGCAGCTGTCGGCGTCACCGTCGTGGCGGCTCTCAGCttctcccccagctctgcccag GCCGGCTCGCCGCTCGTCCGGCTGACGCTGCAGGGCCAGCAAGACCCTCTGAGGAACCAGACGGCCTTGGTGGACCAGGCCAGGAGCACCGTGACCTACTACGTAACCTCGCGGAGTAACCACAGCGCCGTGGTGCTGTACGACAGCAGGAAC GGCTACGTGTGCTACAAGCCGGCGGAGCGGCGCGCCTGCTACCTGAGGACGATGGACGCCTGGGACCGCCAGACCCTCCAGCCGGCTCTCAGCGCGTCGGGGCAgagg GCGGAGCAGCTGCTGCCTCGGAATAACCAGACCGAGTACTACCGGGAGTTCCTGGGCATCGTGGCGGGGGAGCGGGTGGACCCCGGCAGCCTGGGGGAGGCCGTCCAGGCCCTCTGCGAGCAGACGGCCATCTTCCGGGTCAGGAGGGGGGACG GTCCGGGGAAGCAGCGGCTGATCTACCTTTGCATCGACATCTGCTTCCCAAGCAACGTTTGCGTGTCCATCTGCTTCTATTACCTCCCCGAGTAA